One genomic region from uncultured Devosia sp. encodes:
- a CDS encoding oligosaccharide flippase family protein encodes MIQNVGALTLVQIANYIAPLLTLPYLTRVLGPEAFGTVAFAQILMLWLVILVNYGFPWSATRDIAARRDDPEYVARQFSANWTAQWLLTLLAGVVLVLVVTMVPAVRKDATLYLSGYTIVLGTALFPIWLMQGLERLREVAVLQVVGRFALLALVFILVRGPEDAALAVIAQGSGGIVAGLLCLWWIKRKRLVHYALPTRKEILAAAREGGKIFISQVAISFYTAFIPTALGMVSGTVPVGQYMIADRARSAAQSFMGPISQALFPRMSFLFGTNDLGNARRMLKISLIATFVVSGAASIALFVLADWIVMLLGGQEFLFAAQILRWLSPVPFCVGLSNLFGLQIMLPRRKTRAFNTILISAAVLGTALIFPMANWRGAEGAAMTVLAVEMWVTLTMAAYLAKNGLTDEKASE; translated from the coding sequence TTGATTCAGAATGTTGGCGCCTTAACACTTGTGCAGATTGCCAATTATATCGCGCCCCTTCTGACCCTCCCATATCTAACGCGCGTGCTCGGCCCCGAGGCATTCGGTACTGTCGCCTTTGCGCAGATATTGATGCTCTGGCTGGTAATATTGGTAAACTATGGTTTCCCTTGGAGCGCAACGCGCGACATTGCCGCGAGACGGGATGATCCTGAATATGTGGCCCGTCAGTTCTCCGCCAACTGGACTGCCCAATGGCTTCTCACGTTGCTCGCCGGTGTCGTTCTCGTACTCGTTGTCACGATGGTGCCCGCAGTGCGCAAGGATGCGACGCTATATCTGTCGGGTTACACGATCGTTCTTGGAACTGCCCTGTTTCCTATATGGCTGATGCAGGGACTTGAGCGGCTGCGCGAAGTGGCCGTCCTGCAGGTCGTCGGGCGATTTGCGCTGCTGGCGCTGGTGTTTATTCTTGTGCGTGGCCCGGAAGACGCCGCCTTGGCGGTCATTGCTCAGGGATCGGGGGGCATCGTCGCCGGGCTCTTATGCCTGTGGTGGATCAAGCGGAAAAGGCTGGTACACTATGCGCTTCCTACACGGAAGGAAATCTTGGCGGCAGCGCGCGAAGGCGGCAAGATTTTTATTTCGCAAGTGGCGATTAGCTTCTATACGGCCTTCATTCCCACAGCGCTCGGCATGGTCTCCGGCACGGTGCCAGTAGGCCAATATATGATAGCCGATCGCGCGCGGAGCGCCGCGCAATCGTTTATGGGGCCCATTTCTCAGGCGCTTTTCCCGCGTATGAGCTTTCTATTCGGCACCAACGATCTAGGCAATGCCCGCCGCATGCTCAAGATTTCGCTGATTGCCACGTTTGTCGTTTCGGGCGCAGCCAGCATCGCGCTCTTCGTCTTGGCCGACTGGATCGTGATGCTCCTGGGCGGGCAGGAATTCCTGTTTGCTGCGCAAATCCTGCGCTGGCTGTCTCCGGTTCCATTTTGCGTTGGCCTTTCCAATCTGTTTGGCCTGCAAATCATGCTGCCGCGGCGCAAGACGCGTGCGTTCAACACGATACTAATTTCAGCGGCCGTTTTGGGGACCGCACTGATTTTCCCCATGGCCAATTGGCGGGGTGCCGAAGGCGCGGCAATGACTGTGCTAGCGGTGGAAATGTGGGTAACACTGACCATGGCGGCCTATCTGGCCAAAAATGGACTAACAGACGAGAAAGCAAGCGAATGA
- the glf gene encoding UDP-galactopyranose mutase: MKTDWLIVGAGLTGATFAERIANERGEKVLIIDQRDHIGGNAWDEYNKHGILEHKYGPHIFHTNSDQVWNYLSRFTQWQPYSHKVLAQIEGQLVPLPFNLNTIEKLFSPRMAERFADKLIALYGFGSKVPILKLRQAEDEDLRFLADYAYRNVFENYTRKQWDLGPEDLSPAVTARVPILVSRDDRYFQDRYQAMPRHGYGAMVRRMLKHENISVMLNTRWQDVAGEINYGRMIFTGPIDEYFGFKHGELPYRSLRFDVQTHPMHQYQKAAVVNYPNDYAYTRITEQKALTGQDHAHTTVLVEYPQPHVHGQTTPYYPIPTDANKALHKLYEQEAEALAEEIMFAGRLGDYQYYNMDQAVARALTLFGRHQNA, from the coding sequence ATGAAGACAGACTGGTTGATCGTCGGCGCAGGTTTGACAGGGGCGACTTTCGCCGAACGCATTGCCAATGAGCGCGGCGAAAAGGTCTTGATTATCGACCAGCGCGATCATATCGGCGGCAATGCTTGGGATGAATATAATAAGCACGGCATTCTCGAGCACAAATACGGTCCCCATATCTTCCACACCAATAGCGACCAGGTCTGGAATTATCTGTCCCGTTTCACCCAATGGCAGCCCTATTCTCATAAGGTGCTGGCGCAGATAGAAGGGCAATTGGTGCCCCTGCCGTTCAATCTCAACACAATCGAAAAGCTATTTTCTCCGCGCATGGCTGAACGCTTTGCTGATAAGCTCATCGCGCTCTATGGCTTTGGCTCAAAGGTGCCTATTCTAAAGCTGCGCCAAGCCGAGGACGAGGACCTTCGCTTCCTTGCCGATTATGCGTATCGCAACGTGTTCGAGAACTACACGCGCAAGCAATGGGACCTGGGCCCGGAGGACCTGTCGCCTGCGGTGACGGCGCGAGTACCTATCCTCGTGTCCCGCGATGATCGCTATTTCCAAGATCGCTACCAAGCCATGCCCCGCCATGGCTACGGCGCTATGGTGCGCCGCATGCTTAAGCACGAAAACATTTCCGTCATGCTCAATACACGTTGGCAGGATGTTGCAGGCGAGATCAATTATGGCCGCATGATCTTCACCGGCCCGATAGATGAATATTTCGGCTTCAAGCACGGCGAGCTGCCCTATCGAAGCCTGCGTTTCGATGTTCAGACACACCCCATGCACCAATACCAGAAGGCGGCCGTGGTTAATTATCCAAACGACTACGCCTACACCCGCATCACCGAGCAAAAGGCTTTGACGGGGCAGGATCACGCGCACACCACTGTGCTGGTGGAATATCCCCAGCCGCACGTGCATGGGCAGACGACGCCTTACTACCCCATTCCCACCGATGCTAACAAAGCCTTGCACAAGCTCTACGAGCAGGAAGCCGAGGCTCTGGCGGAAGAGATCATGTTCGCAGGGCGTCTGGGTGATTACCAATATTACAACATGGACCAAGCAGTCGCCCGCGCATTGACGCTGTTTGGACGACATCAGAATGC